One region of Drosophila kikkawai strain 14028-0561.14 chromosome 2R, DkikHiC1v2, whole genome shotgun sequence genomic DNA includes:
- the LOC138928010 gene encoding uncharacterized protein — MYWQPATDDFKFVVKYHRVPRNVMTGERVPMKREFLSLVMSTFDPIGFLSCYMVTAKILMREIWRRGVGWDEQLPKELAAAFESWRQGMSKIEEFRCPRYYFGAERVRALQLHIFVDSCQSAFAAVAYGRASYESGDVQCAPIRTMSISRLELQGAVLGTRLMDTVKQEHGVAISGCVLWTESKTVLHWISSTHRRYKQFVGNRVAEILESTEMSQWRWIPSAENVADAGRDRAGIGFPRRQMKKK, encoded by the coding sequence ATGTACTGGCAACCAGCCACAGATGACTTCAAGTTCGTCGTCAAATACCATCGAGTCCCAAGGAACGTGATGACAGGGGAACGCGTCCCCATGAAGAGGGAGTTCCTGAGCCTGGTCATGTCCACGTTCGACCCGATTGGGTTTTTGAGCTGCTATATGGTCACCGCCAAGATATTGATGCGAGAGATTTGGCGGCGAGGAGTCGGCTGGGACGAGCAGTTACCAAAAGAGTTGGCCGCAGCCTTTGAGAGCTGGCGGCAAGGAATGAGCAAGATTGAAGAATTCCGATGTCCACGCTACTATTTCGGCGCTGAACGAGTGCGGGCACTACAGCTGCACATCTTCGTTGATTCCTGTCAGTCGGCGTTTGCAGCAGTGGCCTATGGGCGGGCCTCATACGAGAGCGGAGACGTGCAATGCGCCCCGATAAGGACAATGTCGATTTCCCGTCTGGAACTTCAAGGAGCAGTATTGGGTACGAGACTGATGGACACCGTCAAGCAGGAGCACGGTGTGGCGATTAGCGGCTGCGTACTATGGACAGAGTCTAAGACTGTGCTGCATTGGATAAGTAGCACCCACCGGAGATACAAGCAATTCGTCGGAAACCGGGTGGCGGAAATCTTAGAATCCACAGAGATGTCCCAATGGAGATGGATCCCGTCTGCCGAAAACGTGGCAGATGCTGGCCGAGATCGGGCGGGGATTGGATTCCCCCGACGCCAGATGAAGAAGAAATGA
- the LOC138928009 gene encoding uncharacterized protein has product MAKFQGTTIYSCYLVPSLHTDEFREIVQETAQNARGQSPVIIAGFFNAWSTAWGSTRTTQRGTIILDAFSTLDVCLLNDGRRCTFSKPGHDSYIDLTFASPKLTRNSYWEVTHLLTYSDHAAIVFHTRHNQPHQTNRETAYRVHTLNPEVLLSSMDANTITGEANTCADVISARIKAACDAAMEKSTKGGGRRPVPWWNQEIARQRCQRSRGRTTRGGFKKYCLVCTLDVKNAFNSANWSLILQALQRGGISGYIIQLIADYFKDRVLLYSSDAGNQRHHVTGGVPQTQSSGHFCGTSYDIALVTVEEHLSDVSTKCSHAIDILMSWIAYNGLSLAEQKTEAVLISSRKVVEKVNFRCHLEYAAAKASKATAAISRMMANTRGPRQHSRRLISTVVTSTLLYAAPIWAEAMLVASYSRQCRTVYRRCALCISSCFCTVSEEAALVVAGSIPTDLLAAERRTGNSGIRIQRSISVARWQARWDNALDAGHIGLSPIWTSGYTDVTGKFKHEADPSCDYCGGASVEDAEHTFFECPLFRAEREAAEATTNRRLTPETMIGCMLETPSNWDAVTDMAATVMRKLFV; this is encoded by the exons ATGGCTAAGTTTCAAGGGACAACCATATACAGTTGCTACTTAGTCCCGAGCTTGCACACAGACGAGTTCAGGGAGATAGTGCAGGAGACCGCTCAAAATGCTCGCGGACAGTCACCGGTGATAATCGCTGGATTCTTTAATGCATGGTCCACAGCCTGGGGGAGTACGAGAACGACCCAGCGGGGAACTATCATCCTTGACGCCTTTTCCACCCTGGATGTCTGCCTACTAAATGATGGAAGAAGATGCACATTTAGCAAGCCAGGCCATGATTCATACATTGACCTGACCTTCGCCAGTCCGAAGCTCACCAGAAACAGCTACTGGGAAGTCACCCACCTGCTCACCTATAGCGACCACGCGGCAATCGTCTTCCACACAAGACACAATCAGCCACACCAAACCAACCGGGAAACTGCCTACAGGGTACACACCCTAAACCCCGAGGTGCTCCTAAGCAGCATGGATGCCAACACCATTACAGGCGAGGCAAACACCTGCGCGGATGTGATATCCGCCAGGATCAAGGCAGCCTGCGACGCGGCAATGGAGAAATCCACTAAGGGCGGCGGAAGGCgaccagtcccctggtggaaccAGGAAATAGCAAGGCAGAGATGCCAAAGAAGCCGAGGACGCACCACGCGGGGAGGCTTCAAGAAGTACTGCCTCGTATGCACCTTGGACgtcaaaaatgcattcaaCTCTGCAAACTGGAGTCTAATCCTGCAAGCACTCCAGCGTGGCGGCATATCTGGCTATATTATCCAGCTGATTGCCGACTACTTCAAGGACCGCGTCCTGCTGTACAGCTCTGACGCCGGAAACCAGAGACATCACGTGACAGGAGGCGTACCCCAGACTCAGTCCTCGGGCCACTTctgtggaacgtcat ACGACATCGCACTTGTCACGGTGGAGGAACACCTATCAGACGTCTCTACTAAATGTAGCCATGCGATAGACATTCTGATGTCGTGGATAGCATACAACGGTCTCTCCCTTGCCGAGCAGAAAACGGAGGCCGTACTTATCAGTAGCCGAAAGGTTGTCGAGAAGGTGAACTTCCGG TGTcacctggagtacgcagcggccaaggcttccaaggccactgccgccatctcgaggatgatggccaacacgcGCGGTCCTAGGCAGCACAGTAGACGGCTGATATCAACAGTTGTGACGTCAACCCTACTCTACGCCGCACCGATATGGGCGGAGGCCATGCTGGTTGCGAGCTACAGCCGCCAATGCAGGACGGTGTATCGCCGCTGCGCGCTGTGCATttccagctgcttctgcacggtcTCTGAAGAAGCTGCGCTGGTGGTAGCCGGATCGATCCCTACCGACCTGCTGGCAGCGGAACGCAGGACCGGTAACTCGGGCATCAGAATCCAGAGGAGCATCTCTGTCGCAAGGTGGCAGGCGAGATGGGATAACGCACTGGACGCTGGACACATCGGCTTATCCCCGATCTGGACCAGTGGATACACAGACGTCACGGGCAA ATTCAAGCACGAGGCCGACCCATCCTGCGACTATTGCGGCGGTGCATCCGTTGAGGATGCAGAACACACCTTCTTCGAGTGTCCGCTTTTCCGCGCGGAAAGAGAGGCAGCAGAGGCAACAACCAACCGTCGCCTTACACCCGAGACCATGATTGGGTGTATGCTGGAGACCCCATCCAACTGGGATGCGGTTACGGACATGGCAGCAACCGTCATGAGGAAGCtgtttgtatga